The following proteins are co-located in the Triticum aestivum cultivar Chinese Spring chromosome 1A, IWGSC CS RefSeq v2.1, whole genome shotgun sequence genome:
- the LOC123073641 gene encoding flavonoid O-methyltransferase-like protein Os11g0303600 produces the protein MDQTTAMPMVGTSKAELLQADAELFCHTFAYLKSMALNSVVKLGIPDVLHRCGGAASLPELLSSVPLHPSKRPYLGRLMKMLAAAGIFTAEDIAAGGDGAPTTVYHLNTVSRLLVDDAGANRSSCMSPCVLLGTTNLFVSASLRLHQWLLTEEGATTDSPFMMAHGGSLYGVGSRDPEFNALFNGAMGATSEFVAALAVHECSEVFAGITSLVDVAGGNGTTARTIAEAFPRVKCSVLDLPQVIQGISPDGTVELVAGDMMEFVPPADAVLLKYVLHNWSDQDCVKILTRCRQAISHGAKAGKVIIIDTVVGSPSHQILEGQVTMDLSMMMLFNGKAREEHNWHKMFMEAGFSHYKIHNVLGMRSLIEVHP, from the exons ATGGATCAGACCACAgccatgcccatggtaggcacctCAAAAGCTGAGCTTCTGCAAGCCGATGCGGAGCTCTTTTGCCACACCTTTGCGTACCTCAAGTCGATGGCATTGAACAGTGTCGTGAAGCTTGGAATCCCCGATGTCCTCCACCGCTGCGGTGGCGCCGCCTCCTTGCCCGAGTTGCTCTCCTCCGTCCCCCTCCATCCAAGCAAACGCCCCTACCTGGGTCGCCTCATGAAGATGCTGGCTGCGGCTGGGATCTTCACGGCTGAGGATATTGCTGCCGGCGGCGATGGGGCACCAACCACGGTTTACCACCTCAACACGGTTTCTCGTCTCCTGGTGGACGACGCCGGCGCCAACCGCAGCTCATGCATGTCGCCGTGCGTGCTCCTGGGCACCACCAACTTATTTGTGTCGGCCTCCTTACGGCTGCACCAGTGGCTCCTGACCGAGGAGGGAGCCACGACGGATTCGCCGTTCATGATGGCGCATGGCGGGAGCTTGTATGGCGTCGGTAGCCGTGACCCAGAATTCAACGCGTTGTTTAATGGGGCAATGGGTGCCACCAGCGAGTTCGTCGCCGCCCTTGCTGTCCATGAATGCAGCGAAGTGTTCGCCGGGATAACGTCGTTGGTCGACGTTGCTGGCGGGAACGGCACCACGGCGAGGACCATAGCCGAGGCTTTCCCACGTGTGAAGTGCTCGGTGTTGGACCTCCCACAGGTGATACAAGGAATCTCGCCGGATGGCACGGTTGAGCTTGTTGCTGGTGACATGATGGAGTTCGTGCCACCTGCTGATGCTGTTTTGCTTAAG TACGTGCTGCATAACTGGAGCGATCAGGACTGCGTGAAGATCCTCACGCGATGTAGACAGGCCATTTCCCACGGAGCCAAAGCTGGCAAGGTGATAATCATTGATACCGTCGTTGGATCACCCTCACACCAAATACTTGAAGGCCAGGTCACCATGGATTTGTCCATGATGATGTTATTTAATGGTAAAGCAAGGGAGGAGCACAACTGGCACAAGATGTTCATGGAAGCCGGATTTAGTCACTACAAAATCCACAACGTCTTGGGAATGCGGTCCCTCATCGAAGTCCACCCGTAG